One region of Rhodohalobacter mucosus genomic DNA includes:
- a CDS encoding cytochrome c oxidase subunit 3 family protein, whose translation MSEHSAVSDPKTAHIQHHFVDSDQQFDSAKLGMWIFLVTEILFFGGLFAAYIVYRAWYPDLYLQASAELDTFWGAVNTAVLIGSSLTVAMAIRSAQLNQIKGLIYNLYITIGLAFVFMVIKFFEYTHKFDKGIFPGEYYTYEGIAHEKANIFFSIYYMMTGVHGLHVTIGIGLMIWLVYKAKKGVYHSGYYTPVEITGLYWHLVDIIWIFLFPLLYLID comes from the coding sequence ATGTCAGAACATTCAGCTGTTTCAGATCCAAAAACAGCCCATATACAGCATCACTTTGTAGACAGCGATCAGCAGTTTGATTCTGCAAAGCTGGGAATGTGGATTTTCCTGGTAACTGAAATTCTCTTTTTCGGAGGGCTCTTTGCCGCCTACATTGTATACCGTGCATGGTATCCGGACCTCTATCTGCAGGCTTCTGCCGAGCTGGACACGTTTTGGGGAGCCGTTAATACCGCCGTGCTGATCGGGAGTTCACTGACCGTAGCCATGGCTATCCGTTCAGCGCAGCTTAACCAGATTAAGGGCCTCATATACAATCTTTACATCACCATCGGCCTTGCATTTGTATTTATGGTTATCAAGTTTTTTGAATACACGCACAAGTTCGATAAAGGCATTTTTCCCGGTGAATATTACACATATGAGGGAATAGCACACGAGAAGGCCAATATCTTCTTCAGTATCTACTACATGATGACCGGCGTTCATGGGCTTCACGTCACAATCGGCATTGGCCTTATGATCTGGCTTGTATACAAAGCCAAAAAGGGTGTTTATCACAGCGGATACTACACTCCTGTGGAAATTACTGGCCTCTACTGGCACTTGGTGGATATCATCTGGATTTTCCTTTTCCCACTGCTGTATCTCATCGACTAA
- a CDS encoding MBL fold metallo-hydrolase codes for MKPLILEHLELYPIESGRFMLDGGAMFGVVPKTLWSRQIPADDKNRIPMAMRCLLVKSMNTGRIYLVDNGSGNKFSEKMIGIYGLDYEHSDLISSLGQAGVQPEEVTDMVFSHLHFDHCGGTTEYDESGNLTEVFPNARYHVNKRHWETANHPNAREKASFFAENLEPIEKSGRLNLVNDRHTFEDGFTTLPMDGHTIGQQLPVLSDSKRTVIFAADLLPTFAHVPLPWVMGYDMVPVQTLEEKEAFLDEAVEKGWFLFLEHDASNEVITVKKEDRKFSMDRSLTLADIE; via the coding sequence ATGAAACCTCTGATTTTAGAACACCTTGAACTTTATCCTATAGAAAGCGGCCGCTTCATGCTCGACGGCGGCGCCATGTTCGGTGTGGTTCCAAAAACACTCTGGAGCCGGCAGATCCCCGCCGACGACAAGAACCGTATTCCCATGGCCATGCGCTGCCTGCTTGTAAAATCGATGAACACAGGCAGAATCTATCTCGTTGATAACGGGTCGGGAAACAAGTTTAGCGAAAAAATGATCGGAATTTACGGACTGGATTATGAACACAGTGATCTGATTTCATCGCTTGGTCAAGCGGGCGTTCAACCCGAAGAGGTTACGGATATGGTATTCTCCCACCTCCATTTTGATCACTGCGGTGGAACAACCGAATACGATGAGTCGGGGAACCTGACTGAAGTATTTCCCAACGCCAGATACCATGTCAACAAACGCCACTGGGAAACAGCGAATCACCCAAACGCCCGAGAAAAAGCCAGTTTCTTTGCAGAAAACCTGGAGCCCATAGAAAAAAGCGGTCGTCTGAATCTGGTGAATGACCGGCATACTTTTGAAGATGGATTCACAACCCTGCCCATGGACGGACATACAATCGGCCAGCAGCTGCCTGTACTTTCCGACAGCAAACGCACCGTGATCTTTGCGGCCGATCTGCTGCCCACTTTTGCGCACGTGCCCCTGCCATGGGTCATGGGGTATGACATGGTGCCCGTACAAACGCTGGAAGAGAAAGAGGCGTTTCTTGATGAAGCAGTCGAAAAAGGCTGGTTTCTCTTTCTTGAGCATGATGCTTCGAATGAGGTGATCACCGTAAAAAAAGAGGACCGTAAATTCAGTATGGACCGGTCACTAACACTGGCAGATATCGAATAA
- a CDS encoding cytochrome C oxidase subunit IV family protein: protein MSGHHISSAKFLWTIGAALFVLTVITVAVTWIHIPGPWNVVVAILVALVKATIVALFFMNLYWDDKFNLMLLFLSIAFFILMIGITLLDTLYRDDPIPSF, encoded by the coding sequence ATGAGCGGACATCATATTTCATCAGCAAAATTTCTCTGGACGATCGGAGCCGCACTCTTTGTCCTCACCGTGATTACGGTGGCAGTTACCTGGATCCATATTCCCGGACCGTGGAATGTTGTAGTGGCCATTCTGGTGGCTCTTGTAAAAGCCACGATAGTAGCTCTCTTTTTTATGAATCTATACTGGGATGACAAGTTTAACCTGATGCTGCTGTTTTTATCCATAGCGTTTTTCATACTAATGATTGGCATCACACTGCTCGACACTCTGTACAGAGACGATCCCATCCCCTCTTTTTAG
- a CDS encoding DUF4175 family protein produces the protein MKPEGIQQPEELISGIAEKLRQSHSLYRRRYLQAAMFICAGIWMLLLSVYILAESEWYLDSTIKTGWILFAFLVPAVSVATIYYNRKTESFNAFYSRFLESIHDKKLHSALDLYLGREEHSSLFYQSALQTNLEGFDRNTFSVSLKRFLNGTRPVIRFKKGLILFAGGFLALVSSASIYGGAFDRSVQFWADFERPNPYLFTVLPADTTIEQGSSVAPSILFHSGDVPRELYLAFKTDVEEEFRVRPVYPEPASSNSESIFRSDNLELTSDISYRFEMDGFLSETYRASVEMQPRFEQLTATVTPPAYTSLDQSQFSYPFSQVTAYYGSRIELQAIPNKAIESAEIRIQGEWTELEPTSLENAGAYTISLTPVDSDTLEFRLTDADGLRNTNRFRTVITMRDDIYPSVAILEPDEPVVTANPEQLLILFRASDDFGLTQAELRWDLSRAFVDEPLSGSLQLNRPGNGRTERFDWDLSDLELRPRDELTFRVRVWDNDGYNGAKWSESQTLTLSVPSLAEFFDELDSDERAVQEDLDVVSENFEQMETEYRELLEKLRQNPDGGFEEQRMMEEISERREEIEESVREMTNRFEQIRSELSRSDRISEETRQAYRELQQLMEELDNPALREAMEQMQQALENMSPQEIERALENMEFNEQLYKERLQRTAELFKRLKMNSDLDKLAARYEDLAERTAPREGQTLERLEEELETVDSDLGSLEEQLEELDSNPPRNAAESLRQLKEQSQSALEQIRNETRDLNREAAAQSEEQSGNSDAAPDESLQNRQQQLSESMRSESERFRSSMQQMSGQQMQVNIAALQQALYTLFDLSETQEHLTQSASETRSRSQGFVELAREQKNISDQFTIVADTLFAISSQIPGIPNRINQKKADVERELERSLDEMVERNQRGSSVTSREALGGMNDLTSMIASLIDQLMNMQGGGAGGGGMSMEQMAEQLQQMSGDQMRLNQQLQQMINDMQGDRLTREQSERLDQMARQQNEIRRQLRELQQRGALEPGDRALSDLQRMVEDMEESINDMRGGISDPIMVQRQQNILSRMLQTEQSLQQRGESEEREGTASNTYDRTLPPEMTLEELEQEIRSRLQDPNYTRFSEQYQRLIERYFELLRRQEQR, from the coding sequence ATGAAACCCGAAGGCATCCAACAACCTGAAGAGCTGATATCCGGCATTGCTGAAAAGCTTCGCCAATCTCATTCGCTTTACAGACGGCGCTATCTGCAGGCTGCGATGTTTATATGTGCAGGAATATGGATGCTTCTGCTTTCTGTATACATCCTTGCGGAGTCTGAATGGTACCTGGACTCAACGATTAAAACCGGATGGATTCTCTTTGCCTTTCTTGTTCCGGCCGTATCTGTAGCAACAATCTATTACAACAGGAAAACAGAATCATTCAATGCGTTTTACAGCCGGTTTCTGGAAAGCATACATGATAAGAAACTTCACAGCGCCCTTGATCTCTATCTGGGCCGGGAAGAGCACTCCTCCTTATTTTACCAATCAGCACTTCAAACCAATCTGGAAGGATTTGACCGCAATACTTTCAGCGTATCCTTAAAGCGGTTCTTAAACGGCACCCGGCCCGTTATCCGGTTTAAAAAGGGGCTGATTCTCTTTGCAGGCGGGTTTCTGGCACTGGTATCATCCGCCTCCATATACGGCGGTGCCTTTGACCGTTCTGTTCAGTTCTGGGCGGATTTTGAACGGCCCAACCCCTACCTCTTTACGGTATTACCCGCCGACACAACGATAGAGCAGGGCTCCAGTGTGGCTCCTTCCATACTATTTCATTCCGGTGATGTGCCTCGTGAACTCTATCTTGCCTTTAAAACTGATGTGGAAGAGGAGTTTCGGGTCCGCCCGGTTTATCCCGAACCCGCCAGTTCGAATAGTGAATCCATTTTTCGTTCAGACAACCTTGAGCTGACCTCGGATATCAGCTATCGGTTCGAAATGGACGGTTTTTTGAGTGAAACCTATCGGGCATCCGTTGAAATGCAGCCACGATTCGAACAACTTACCGCAACAGTGACACCACCCGCCTACACGTCACTTGACCAGTCACAATTTTCCTATCCCTTTTCTCAGGTAACAGCCTATTATGGGTCCCGAATCGAGCTGCAGGCTATACCGAACAAAGCAATTGAATCTGCAGAGATTCGCATTCAGGGAGAGTGGACGGAGCTGGAACCAACGTCTCTTGAAAATGCAGGGGCCTACACCATAAGCCTGACGCCGGTTGATAGTGACACTCTGGAGTTCAGGCTTACCGATGCCGACGGCCTCCGTAACACGAACCGATTCCGTACTGTCATTACCATGCGTGACGACATCTACCCTTCCGTAGCCATTCTGGAGCCGGACGAACCCGTTGTAACCGCCAACCCTGAGCAACTGTTAATTCTCTTCAGGGCGTCTGACGATTTTGGCCTTACTCAGGCGGAGTTGAGATGGGATCTTTCCAGGGCCTTTGTGGATGAACCTCTTTCAGGATCCCTCCAGCTGAACCGTCCCGGGAACGGAAGAACCGAACGTTTTGACTGGGATCTGTCAGATCTTGAACTGCGTCCCAGAGATGAACTGACATTCAGAGTCAGGGTATGGGATAACGACGGTTACAATGGAGCAAAGTGGAGCGAATCCCAAACTCTTACTCTCAGTGTGCCTTCCCTTGCCGAATTTTTTGACGAGCTTGACTCGGACGAACGTGCAGTTCAGGAAGACCTGGACGTGGTCAGCGAGAATTTCGAACAGATGGAGACCGAATACAGGGAGCTCCTTGAAAAACTGAGACAGAACCCCGATGGCGGATTTGAAGAGCAGCGAATGATGGAGGAGATTTCCGAACGCCGTGAAGAGATCGAAGAGTCTGTACGGGAGATGACCAATCGGTTTGAGCAGATACGAAGTGAACTCAGCCGCAGCGACCGCATTTCCGAAGAGACCCGGCAGGCCTACCGGGAACTGCAGCAGCTGATGGAGGAGCTGGACAACCCGGCCTTGCGCGAAGCGATGGAACAGATGCAGCAGGCGCTCGAAAACATGTCGCCGCAGGAGATTGAGCGGGCGCTTGAAAACATGGAGTTCAATGAACAACTCTATAAGGAACGGCTTCAGCGTACTGCAGAGCTGTTCAAACGGCTCAAGATGAACAGCGACCTTGACAAGCTCGCTGCCCGCTATGAAGATCTGGCTGAGCGGACGGCACCGCGTGAAGGACAGACTCTTGAACGGCTTGAAGAAGAGCTTGAGACGGTAGACTCGGACCTCGGAAGCCTGGAGGAGCAGCTTGAAGAACTTGACAGCAATCCACCGCGAAATGCAGCAGAAAGCCTGCGGCAGCTGAAGGAGCAGTCACAGTCTGCTCTGGAACAGATTCGTAACGAAACAAGGGATCTGAACCGTGAGGCGGCCGCACAATCGGAAGAGCAAAGCGGGAACAGCGATGCCGCACCGGATGAGTCGCTGCAAAATCGCCAGCAGCAACTGAGTGAATCGATGCGCAGTGAGTCGGAACGGTTCCGTTCATCCATGCAGCAGATGAGCGGACAGCAGATGCAGGTTAATATCGCAGCCCTTCAGCAGGCTCTTTACACCCTTTTTGATCTTTCCGAAACACAGGAGCACCTCACCCAGAGTGCTTCCGAAACCAGAAGCCGCAGCCAGGGCTTTGTGGAACTGGCCCGGGAGCAAAAAAACATATCCGACCAGTTTACGATCGTTGCCGACACTCTTTTTGCGATCTCATCGCAGATACCCGGCATACCCAACCGCATTAATCAAAAAAAAGCCGACGTGGAGCGGGAGCTCGAGCGCAGCCTGGACGAGATGGTAGAGCGGAATCAACGCGGATCAAGCGTCACCTCGCGTGAAGCGCTCGGAGGGATGAACGATCTCACATCCATGATAGCTTCCCTGATTGATCAGCTGATGAATATGCAGGGCGGCGGGGCCGGCGGCGGGGGAATGAGCATGGAGCAGATGGCAGAACAGCTTCAGCAGATGTCGGGCGACCAGATGAGGCTGAACCAACAGCTTCAGCAGATGATCAACGATATGCAGGGCGACCGCCTTACGCGTGAACAGTCGGAACGGCTGGATCAGATGGCCCGCCAGCAGAATGAGATCCGCCGCCAGCTGAGGGAGCTGCAGCAGCGCGGAGCCCTCGAACCCGGTGATCGCGCACTGAGCGATCTGCAGCGAATGGTTGAAGACATGGAAGAGTCCATCAATGATATGAGGGGCGGCATAAGTGATCCGATCATGGTTCAGCGACAGCAAAACATCCTTTCACGCATGCTGCAGACCGAGCAATCGCTTCAGCAGCGCGGGGAATCGGAGGAGCG